One part of the Rutidosis leptorrhynchoides isolate AG116_Rl617_1_P2 chromosome 1, CSIRO_AGI_Rlap_v1, whole genome shotgun sequence genome encodes these proteins:
- the LOC139875842 gene encoding putative E3 ubiquitin-protein ligase RF298 yields MEKLKSSLDVLEATFEDNMEALDDDVGWDSSTVTDLTNLLSDSLHTCFQTAIKQIVENGYTNEVAESTVLKCGPFYGLTDMVSSIVDRALNFLNNKPCHVAKWPEFENLNTLVEYMIFEMVTMYRKIKPSLSVREAMWTLLICGLNVLDASEADLDPQKFSIRSLKRVKDEGSLTKPEPEPVYSSVSKSASDSGKKVEENCQCCNKRCLGHRQNNSRKKTFEKPYKGRMSKRALKARITGWGELTIERKPSSSKLSKITDLPLNETKEKTEVKPKPEPVPPEPEKTADYYLAGIPFDESKGEHVPQDEKDEMILAGVSKVESLQKEVKIWDEWANLKVMQVAKRLSHDRNELSKLRAEKEEVEKLIKDKKANDESKFFKLGEVTGALNATNYNIEMANLSVKRLESDKLVIKQEKEKADIQSLNAAKNLEEFLRKEKDALKMSESFGSEKSLLEEELKLLKREVAPKQRDLEKAKCCLKETETRLLNEKKETAKFLEQVDSIKSERKRLQALAKKENEIATTKADNELKKLESEITRIQDEIAALKLEAERKKIAAMRMGMNWQPSDGTSQVKLSGNEGKNGNMSRKKDRECVMCLCEEMRVVFVPCGHQVVCAGCNDMHEKKGMKECPSCRTIIQRRIVCRFAKS; encoded by the exons ATGGAAAAACTGAAGTCTAGCCTTGATGTATTGGAGGCTACGTTCGAGGATAATATGGAAGCACTAGATGATGATGTTGGTTGGGATAGTTCAACTGTAACTGATCTTACAAATCTGTTATCAGACAGTTTACACACATGTTTTCAAACCGCTATAAAACAAATTGTTGAAAACGGTTACACCAACGAAGTAGCTGAGTCAACAGTTTTGAAATGTGGTCCATTTTATGGCTTAACAGACATGGTTTCATCTATCGTTGACCGTGCTTTAAATTTTCTAAACAACAAACCATGTCATGTTGCAAAATGGCCCGAGTTTGAAAATTTGAATACGTTGGTTGAGTACATGATATTTGAAATGGTGACTATGTATAGAAAAATTAAGCCGTCTTTATCTGTTCGTGAAGCAATGTGGACTTTGTTGATATGCGGTTTGAATGTTCTAGATGCAAGTGAGGCCGATTTAGACCCTCAAAAGTTTTCGATACGTAGTCTTAAACGCGTTAAAGATGAGGGCTCATTGACaaaacccgaacccgaacccgtaTACTCGAGTGTTAGCAAATCGGCTTCGGATTCAGGGAAAAAAGTTGAAGAAAATTGTCAATGTTGTAACAAAAGATGCTTAGGGCACAGACAAAACAATAGTAGAAAAAAGACGTTCGAAAAGCCTTATAAGGGACGAATGTCGAAAAGAGCCTTAAAGGCGAGAATTACTGGTTGGGGTGAATTGACGATTGAGAGGAAGCCATCGTCATCCAAATTGTCTAAAATTACCGATTTACCCTTGAATGAAACTAAAGAGAAAACGGAGGTTAAACCAAAGCCGGAACCGGTCCCACCCGAACCGGAAAAAACAGCCGATTACTATCTGGCTGGCATACCGTTTGATGAATCGAAAGGTGAACACGTGCCTCAAGATGAAAAAGATGAAATGATACTGGCTGGAGTTAGTAAAGTTGAATCGTTGCAAAAAGAAGTTAAAATTTGGGACGAATGGGCAAATTTAAAAGTTATGCAGGTGGCGAAAAGACTAAGTCATGATCGAAACGAGCTTAGTAAGTTGCGGGCTGAAAAAGAGGAAGTTgaaaagttaataaaagataaaaaggcAAATGATGAGAGTAAGTTTTTTAAACTAGGGGAAGTTACTGGTGCTTTAAATGCTACTAATTATAATATTGAGATGGCTAATTTAAGTGTTAAGAGGCTTGAGTCTGATAAATTAGTGATTAAACAAGAAAAGGAAAAAGCTGATATTCAAAGTTTGAATGCTGCTAAAAATTTGGAGGAGTTTTTACGTAAAGAGAAAGATGCTTTGAAAATGTCTGAATCGTTTGGGTCTGAAAAGAGCTTATTGGAAGAGGAACTTAAATTACTGAAACGGGAAGTGGCTCCTAAGCAACGTGATCTCGAGAAGGCTAAATGTTGTCTTAAAGAGACtgag ACTAGATTATTAAACGAGAAAAAGGAGACTGCAAAATTTCTTGAACAAGTCGATTCAATCAAGAGTGAAAGAAAACGTCTTCAGGCATTGGCGAAGAAAGAAAACGAGATTGCTACAACGAAGGCTGATAACGAGTTGAAGAAACTTGAAAGTGAAATAACGCGAATACAAGATGAGATTGCTGCATTGAAATTAGAAGCAGAAAGGAAGAAAATTGCAGCAATGAGAATGGGCATGAACTGGCAGCCTTCTGACGGGACTTCACAGGTGAAACTTTCTGGAAATGAGGGCAAAAATGGAAATATGAGCAGGAAGAAAGATCGAGAATGTGTGATGTGTTTGTGTGAAGAGATGAGGGTGGTTTTTGTTCCGTGTGGTCATCAAGTTGTTTGTGCAGGTTGTAATGATATGCATGAGAAGAAAGGGATGAAGGAGTGTCCATCTTGCAGAACTATAATTCAGAGGAGGATTGTTTGTCGTTTTGCTAAATCTTAA